The DNA window CCCCCGTAGTTCTGGAATGCCAGCGCTCCCACGGTCTGCGTGCGCGTCGCCCCGTAGCCTTCGATCCACCCCGCGGCGATGCTCGTCGACCGCGACGCCCCGTAGGACTCGACCACGCTGCCGCCCACCCCCTCCACGAGCGACCCACCCACCATGTTCACGTGGTTCGCGCCCGTGGTCCTCACCTCGTTCGCGCCGATGATCATCGCCCGGTTGCCGCCGATCACCCGCACCTGGTTCGCGCCGATGATCTCCGTCTGGTTTCCGCCCACGGTCAGCGTGTCGTTCGCCCCTACGCTGACGGTCTGGCTCGCCCCGATCTGCTCGGTGTTGTCGCCGCCCACCGTCATCAGTGCGTTCGCGCCCACGTTCTCGCAGCGCTCGTTCCCGACCACCACCGTCACGTCCTTGCCCGCGTTCACGTAGATCCGCTCCGAGCCGGCCGTGTCCTCGAAGGAGATCTCGTTCCTGACCCCGCCGCCCGGCAGCGCGAGCGACCACAGCGAACTGTGCGTCGGCGCCGTCTGCGGCGGGCGGTTCTTGCCGTTGTACACGCGCCCGGTCACCACCGGCCGGTCCGGATCCCCCTCCTCGAACTCGACGATCACCTCGGTCCCGATGCGCGGGTGCCACAGACCGCCTTGCCCACCGCGTGCGAACGGCTGGCTCACGCGCACCCAGGAGCTCGACGGCTCCTTCGCCCGCCGCGCCGCGTCCGTGTCCCAGTGGAACTGAAGCCGCACCGACCCGAGGGACGCTGCGCCGCCCAGGTTCACCTCGGCCCCGCTCGTCCCGGGCTCCGCCGTCACGAACGCCGTCTGCGCGCCCACGATGCGCGGCCGGGGCGTCACCCGCGCTGGCTGGAACCGGCTCTCCTTGACCCCCTTGCCCCGGCCCCGGCACGCGCACTCCAGCTCCATGTGGAACGGCTCTCCGCCGCCCCCATCGACCTGCACCGACACCACCCCGTCCTGGTGCCCCTCCACCCGCAAGCGCGTCACCAGGTACTCGCCCTCGTACCTGTCCTTCGGGTGCTCCAGCGTGAAGATCGCCCCCGCCGACAGCACCCGCGTGCTCCCCTCGCCCACTGCGAACGACGCCTCGGTGTGCAAGCGATCCAGCCGCGCTTGCGCCAGCGGAAGCCCCAGCTCCTGGCTCTCCAGGAAGCTCCCCGGAAACACGTGCTCGGCAAGATCCCCGTCGCCGCCGTCCTTCGCCTCCGCCGAGATGTCGAGCGCCGGGTTCTCCCAGTTGTGCTCCCCGAGCCGCACCGCCTTCGCGCGCAGCCGCCCGCCCAGGCGGAAGTGCCGCATCTCCCGCGCGTCCTTGCCCGGCCCGAGCACGTCGTCGTCGGCCACCCGCGGCCGGCCCGCGTCCGTGTCCGACAGGACGAGCAAGCTCACCTCGTCCCCGTGCTCGACGTGGAAGCTGACGCCCTCGTCCTCCAGGAGTCGCGACACGAAGTCGAGGTCGCTCTCGTTGTACTGGACCACGTACGGCCGCGCCTTCGGGTTGTCGAGCCGCGCGCCCTTGCCGATGCGCCAGGTGAACCGCTCCTCGGCCGGCCGGTACGAAGGCAGGCCCACCGGCGCATCGAGCATCGCGCCGGACACGAGCTTCATCCCCGCGTCGTCACGCAGCACCGTCTCCACGATCTGTCGCAGCGTCTTGTCCACGAAGATCCGCGAACGCTTCCGGTGGCGCGCCCGCGCGAGCGGCGCCTCCAGCACCACCCGGTAAACCGCCCCCTCGGGCACCTCGGCGGCGTCCTCGGCCTCGGTGATCACCCCGTGCACCAGCTTGAACGCGGGCTGCGAGCCGGTGCTGATGCGCAGGCTCGCACGGCGCCCTACCAGCGAGAGGGGGTCGAGATCGTCGTCCCCCGTCGCCGCGAGGAGCAGCACCTCGTAGCGGAACACCCCGCTCATCGGCTCTTCCCCGCCGAACCGCACCACGCGGAGCCCACCCCACGACCCGAGGGCCCCGCCCTTGCTCTCCCACCCGAAGACGAAATCGTCGAAGCTCATCGCCGTCCCCGTGCCTCTGCCGGCCGCTCAGAGTTTGATGATGAAGGCGCGCCGCAGCTTCACGCCCTTGGTCTGGAGGTGCGCGCCATCGATCCGCGTCAGGAGCCCGTAGGTGTCGATCTGCACCCCCGAGTACTCCAGGTTCAGCCCCGTGGCACTGAGGCTCACCCCCGTCGTCGACGTCGCCAGCCCCGTCGCACCGAGCGAGATGCCACCGACCGTCACGTTATGCATCATGATCTTGAACTTCGCGTCGTTGATGTCGCTCCGGTTCGCGTCCGACGCCGAGTAATGCGGCGTCAGGAAGGCAGCCACGCCGCCAGCCGTCAGCGCGTGGTTCCCGCCGACCTCGGTCTTGATGTTCCCCGCCACGATCCGCACCGCCGCCGCGCCCACGTCCGTCTGCAGGTCGGCGCAGGAGGCGTCCCGGTTTCCCCCCACCAGCTTGATGTGCGCGGCGCCGAACGACTGCGTATGCGCCCCTGCGATCGTCGTCGCCCGGTCTGCGCCCACATCCTCGCTCTCCGACGCGGCCACCGTGGTGGTCAGCGACGCGCCGATCGTCTCCAGCACGCTCCCGCCCACGTTTTCGGTGCGCGTCGCCCCCACCGTGATCACCTGGTTCGCGCCCACGAGGTGCGCCTCGCTTCCCCCGATCATCGTCAGGCTGTTGCCCCCGATGGTCGTGGTGACGTTCCCCCCGATGAGGGCCGTGTCGTTCCCGCCCACGGTGACCGTCTCGTTCACCGCGATGCTGACCGAGCAGCTCCCCCCGATCTGCTCGTCGTCGTTCGCGCCCACGACCATCGACGCGCACGCGCCCACCGTCTCGGACCGGTCGTTGCCGACGTCGGTCTCCATGTCCTTGCCGGCGTTCAGGTAGATCCGCTCGGCGCCCGCCGAGTCGTCGAAGGTGATCTCGTTGTGCGCGCCGCCCCCCGGGCTCGCGTCGGACTTGAACGTGCTCAGCTCCGGCGCCCCGCCCCCGTGCGGCTGGTTCACCCCGTTGTACACCCGCCCGATCACGATCGGCCGATCCGGGTCCCCCTCCTCGAAGGCGACGATCACCTCCGTCCCCACCCGCGGATGCCAGACACCGCCCATCCCGCTGCCTGCGAACGACTCGCTGACCCGCACCCAGGCGCTCGCGGGCTCGCGCGCGAGCCGCGCCTCGTCCGTGTCCCAGTGGAAGCGCACGCGCACCGCGCCCACGTCGATCCCGTCCGGCCCCCCGACGTGGATCTCCGCGCCCTGTGCCCCGGGCGCGGCCACCACCACCGCCGTCTGTGTGCCCAGGATCCGCGGCTTCGGCGTCGTCCGCGCCGGCCGGAACCCGCTCTCCCGCACCGCCGCCCCCTCACCCCGCCGCGCGCAGGTGAACCGCACCGCGAACGGCTCGATCATCGACGCATCTGCCTGGCTCTGGAGCACCCCCGACTGCTCCCCGCGCACCTCCAGCGCCGTCACCAGGTACTCCCCCTCGTGCCGCGCCTTCTTGTGCTCCAGCGCGACGATCGTCCCTGCCGACAGCACCCGCAGCTCCCCCTCACCCCGGGCGAAGCGCGCCTCCGTCTGGTAGCGACCGAGCCGCGCCTCCGCGAGCAGCTTCCCTTGCCCAGCCTGGTCCGGGTAGCCCCCCGGGTACGCCTGCTCGAACAGCGCCGCCCCACCGTCGCCCGCCTGCATCGCCATCGGCAGCTCGGGCTGCTTCCAGTTGTACTCCCCCAGCGCGACGCCCTCGGGCCGCAAGCGGCCCCCCGAGAAGAACGTCCGCACCTCCCGCTCCTTGATGGCCGCGCTCACGATCGCCGGCGCGAGCCGCGTCCGCCCCGTGTCCGCGTCGCTCAGCACCAGCAAGCTCGTGTCCGCGCCGTTCTCGACGTGGAACGCGATCCCTTCTTCCTCCAGCAGCCGCGCGACGAACGCGAAGTCGCTCTCGTTGTACTGCACCACGAAAGGCCGCACCCGCCGGTCGTCGAGACGCGACGGATCCTGGATCCGCCAGGCGAACGCCTCACGCGCCGGTGAGAACCCCGGATCCCCTTGCTCCGGCGCGGGCGCCTCGCCGCTCCCCTTCTGCACCCGAGGATCCCCGAGCAGCACCGCGTCCACGATGTCCCGCAGCGTCTTCTCCAGGAAGATCCGGCTCCGCCGCCGCCACGTCGCCCGCGTCCACGTCGGCGCGAGGATCACCCGTATCGTGCGCCCTTCGGGCAGCGCCGCGAGTTCCTCCGCCTCGTCGACGAGGCCGTGGACCACCTTCCACGCCGGGATCGACCCGGTCGCGATCCGCAGCGACGCCGACTTGCCCGGGAGCGCGCTCACCTGCACATCGCCCATCCCTGCCGCCTCGCGCGCGAGGAGCACGATCTCGTAGCGGTACGCCGACGACATCGCCTCTCGCCCGTGGAAGCGCACGACCTCCAGGGCCGACCACGCGTCGAGCCCGCCCTCGACGCCCTCGCACGCGAACGTGAAATCCCGGTTGCTCATCCGCTCTCTCCGATCGCCGCCACCGCGCTCCGAGCCCTGCGCACGCTCAGCCTTCCACGTCCGGACCGCCGCCCTGGTGATCCACGCCCGAGGCGAGCATCCCCACCGCCGCCAGCTTGATGATCATCCCGGCCCCGTCCTTCTTGAAGCCGTCGGCGCTCTCGCTCACGTACGACTTCGACTTCTTCACGCCCGTCACCGACCGCGACATCCCCAGCGCTTCCAGCGACACCACGTTGATCGACAGGCTCGACCCTGCGGCCGAGATCTTGCCTCCCTTGATGTCGTGCTCGAACGCCGCCGTCGTCAGGTGGACCGGTGCCGACCGCACGATGTTCCCGCTCACCGTCAGGTCCTGCGGGCCCGCGCTCGCGTCGATCAGCACCGCACCCACCCCGAGCGTGCTCGCTCCACCGACCACCGTCGTGTAGTTCCCCCCGATGGCCATCAGCCGCGCCGCGCTCACCTCCAGCGCGTGCGACGCGCACGACTCCGTCACGTTCCCCCCGACCGACACGCTCATGATCGAGCCGAA is part of the Chondromyces crocatus genome and encodes:
- a CDS encoding type VI secretion system Vgr family protein, with protein sequence MSFDDFVFGWESKGGALGSWGGLRVVRFGGEEPMSGVFRYEVLLLAATGDDDLDPLSLVGRRASLRISTGSQPAFKLVHGVITEAEDAAEVPEGAVYRVVLEAPLARARHRKRSRIFVDKTLRQIVETVLRDDAGMKLVSGAMLDAPVGLPSYRPAEERFTWRIGKGARLDNPKARPYVVQYNESDLDFVSRLLEDEGVSFHVEHGDEVSLLVLSDTDAGRPRVADDDVLGPGKDAREMRHFRLGGRLRAKAVRLGEHNWENPALDISAEAKDGGDGDLAEHVFPGSFLESQELGLPLAQARLDRLHTEASFAVGEGSTRVLSAGAIFTLEHPKDRYEGEYLVTRLRVEGHQDGVVSVQVDGGGGEPFHMELECACRGRGKGVKESRFQPARVTPRPRIVGAQTAFVTAEPGTSGAEVNLGGAASLGSVRLQFHWDTDAARRAKEPSSSWVRVSQPFARGGQGGLWHPRIGTEVIVEFEEGDPDRPVVTGRVYNGKNRPPQTAPTHSSLWSLALPGGGVRNEISFEDTAGSERIYVNAGKDVTVVVGNERCENVGANALMTVGGDNTEQIGASQTVSVGANDTLTVGGNQTEIIGANQVRVIGGNRAMIIGANEVRTTGANHVNMVGGSLVEGVGGSVVESYGASRSTSIAAGWIEGYGATRTQTVGALAFQNYGGNQTTTVAGSRNIQAGAMQGVLVGGSVKTEIGGDETIDVGAAAIHVAAGPITHTAANLDIDAPVQIHLVGLKLNLFMVRMSATGRSSAFTGVSASAKGTSMGLNGVNLKTVGLRSTAEGAKLDENGVRLVAIGVLIHPSGMHTYT
- a CDS encoding type VI secretion system Vgr family protein, with product MSNRDFTFACEGVEGGLDAWSALEVVRFHGREAMSSAYRYEIVLLAREAAGMGDVQVSALPGKSASLRIATGSIPAWKVVHGLVDEAEELAALPEGRTIRVILAPTWTRATWRRRSRIFLEKTLRDIVDAVLLGDPRVQKGSGEAPAPEQGDPGFSPAREAFAWRIQDPSRLDDRRVRPFVVQYNESDFAFVARLLEEEGIAFHVENGADTSLLVLSDADTGRTRLAPAIVSAAIKEREVRTFFSGGRLRPEGVALGEYNWKQPELPMAMQAGDGGAALFEQAYPGGYPDQAGQGKLLAEARLGRYQTEARFARGEGELRVLSAGTIVALEHKKARHEGEYLVTALEVRGEQSGVLQSQADASMIEPFAVRFTCARRGEGAAVRESGFRPARTTPKPRILGTQTAVVVAAPGAQGAEIHVGGPDGIDVGAVRVRFHWDTDEARLAREPASAWVRVSESFAGSGMGGVWHPRVGTEVIVAFEEGDPDRPIVIGRVYNGVNQPHGGGAPELSTFKSDASPGGGAHNEITFDDSAGAERIYLNAGKDMETDVGNDRSETVGACASMVVGANDDEQIGGSCSVSIAVNETVTVGGNDTALIGGNVTTTIGGNSLTMIGGSEAHLVGANQVITVGATRTENVGGSVLETIGASLTTTVAASESEDVGADRATTIAGAHTQSFGAAHIKLVGGNRDASCADLQTDVGAAAVRIVAGNIKTEVGGNHALTAGGVAAFLTPHYSASDANRSDINDAKFKIMMHNVTVGGISLGATGLATSTTGVSLSATGLNLEYSGVQIDTYGLLTRIDGAHLQTKGVKLRRAFIIKL